In a single window of the Elaeis guineensis isolate ETL-2024a chromosome 6, EG11, whole genome shotgun sequence genome:
- the LOC114914293 gene encoding UDP-glycosyltransferase 83A1-like yields MNRDGGGRNRIQLVVAMGSRHAIIVPLPAQGHVIPLIALSHSLVAHGFRITFINSEFNHEHVVASLSQNGGDGVEGIQMVSFPDGLAPREDRNDIQKLTEGIRRVMPGHLEELIKQMNTSKGDRVSCVIADGAMGWALQVAQKMGIRSAAFWPASAALHAIFLHIPEMIQDGIIDANGMSERSETFQLSPGMPSVHTSQLPWNCAGNLEAERFFFKCMLSNNQGRKLAETIICNSFYDLESPSFTLFPNLLPVGPLLTSQQFGKAVGHFWQVDTTCMSWLDEQPANSVIYAAFGSLAVFNQHQFQELALGLELSGRPFLWVVRHDLTDRTDDAWLDGFRDRVKGQGKLVGWSPQQQVLAHPSIACFFSHCGWNSTLEGVKNGVPFLCWPYFADQFLNRSYICDVWKTGLNIDPDDKGFVPKEQIKEKGDQIFLNEEMKARALMWKDIANRCIKEGGSSYKNFKSFVDSMKE; encoded by the exons ATGAATAGAGACGGCGGTGGCAGAAATAGGATACAATTGGTTGTAGCAATGGGTTCTCGTCATGCCATCATCGTGCCTTTGCCAGCGCAAGGCCATGTCATTCCCTTAATAGCTCTCTCCCACTCCTTGGTTGCCCATGGCTTCAGGATCACATTCATCAATTCCGAGTTCAACCATGAGCATGTTGTTGCTTCCTTGTCCCAGAACGGTGGTGATGGAGTGGAAGGGATACAGATGGTTTCCTTTCCGGATGGATTGGCACCCCGCGAAGACCGTAATGATATCCAAAAGTTGACAGAAGGCATCAGAAGGGTCATGCCTGGACATTTGGAGGAACTCATAAAACAGATGAACACATCAAAAGGTGACAGGGTTTCATGCGTTATCGCCGATGGGGCCATGGGGTGGGCTCTCCAAGTGGCGCAAAAGATGGGCATCCGGTCGGCTGCCTTTTGGCCTGCGTCTGCTGCACTGCATGCAATATTTCTGCACATTCCTGAGATGATCCAGGATGGTATCATTGATGCTAATG GAATGTCAGAAAGGAGCGAGACATTCCAGCTGAGCCCAGGCATGCCGTCTGTGCACACAAGCCAACTTCCATGGAATTGTGCCGGTAATCTCGAAGCAGAAAGATTCTTCTTCAAGTGCATGCTCAGTAATAATCAAGGAAGGAAGCTTGCTGAAACAATCATTTGCAACTCCTTCTATGACCTTGAGTCACCATCATTCACCCTCTTTCCAAATTTGTTGCCTGTTGGACCATTACTCACAAGCCAACAATTTGGAAAGGCAGTTGGGCATTTCTGGCAAGTGGATACAACCTGCATGAGTTGGCTGGATGAGCAACCTGCTAACTCTGTCATCTATGCGGCATTTGGAAGCTTGGCAGTCTTCAACCAGCACCAATTCCAGGAGCTTGCACTTGGGCTTGAACTCTCCGGCCGTCCATTCCTGTGGGTCGTAAGACACGATCTCACAGATCGGACAGATGATGCCTGGTTAGATGGGTTTCGAGATCGAGTTAAAGGCCAGGGAAAGTTGGTAGGATGGTCTCCTCAACAGCAGGTACTGGCTCACCCTTCCATTGCTTGCTTCTTTTCTCATTGTGGTTGGAATTCGACATTGGAAGGGGTGAAGAATGGAGTCCCTTTCCTCTGCTGGCCTTACTTCGCCGATCAGTTCCTCAACCGGAGCTATATTTGTGATGTTTGGAAGACTGGTTTGAACATAGATCCTGATGACAAAGGATTTGTTCCAAAAGAGCAGATCAAAGAGAAGGGGGACCAAATATTTTTGAATGAGGAAATGAAGGCCAGGGCCTTAATGTGGAAGGACATTGCTAATAGGTGCATTAAGGAAGGAGGGTCTTCCTATAAGAATTTCAAGAGCTTTGTAGATTCCATGAAAGAATGA